Proteins encoded in a region of the Phaenicophaeus curvirostris isolate KB17595 chromosome 1, BPBGC_Pcur_1.0, whole genome shotgun sequence genome:
- the DNAJB9 gene encoding dnaJ homolog subfamily B member 9 yields the protein MATTQSVFTFALCILMITELILATESYYDILGVPRSASDRQIKKAFHKLAMKYHPDKNKSPGAEAKFREIAEAYETLSDENKRREYDQFGHRGGQGNNESPFHQSFNFNFDDLFKDFDLFSENSRSKKHFENHFRSHREAHSRQRRSFQEFSFGGGLFDEVLENMEKMFSFSDFENAHRHAVRTDSRFHGSSKHCRTVTQRRGNMVTTYTDCSGQ from the exons ATGGCCACTACACAATCTGTCTTCACATTTGCTCTCTGCATTTTAATGATAACTGAATTAATACTGGCTACAGAGAGCTATTACGATATATTAGGAGTACCAAGAAGTGCATCTGACCGCCAGATCAAGAAGGCATTTCACAAGCTGGCTATGAAATACCACCCAGACAAAAATAAGAGTCCTGGTGCAGAAGCAAAATTTAGAGAAATTGCTGAAG CATATGAAACATTATCAGATGAGAATAAACGAAGAGAGTATGATCAGTTTGGCCATCGTGGAGGACAAGGCAACAATGAAAGCCCATTTCATCAGTCATTTAACTTCAACTTTGATGATCTGTTCAAAGACTTTGACCTCTTTAGTGAAAACTCACGGTCAAAAAAGCACTTTGAAAACCATTTCCGAAGTCATCGGGAAGCTCACAGTCGGCAAAGACGTTCTTTCCAAGAGTTCTCCTTTGGAGGTGGACTGTTTGATGAAGTGttggaaaatatggaaaaaatgttttcttttagtgaCTTTGAAAATGCACACCGACATGCAGTGCGAACTGATAGCAGGTTTCATGGATCCAGCAAGCACTGTCGGACTGTCACTCAGAGACGAGGAAACATGGTTACCACATATACAGACTGTTCCGGACAAtaa